In Rissa tridactyla isolate bRisTri1 chromosome 23, bRisTri1.patW.cur.20221130, whole genome shotgun sequence, the following are encoded in one genomic region:
- the NUDT17 gene encoding nucleoside diphosphate-linked moiety X motif 17 isoform X6 → MAVVIMVPGWWPLWCHGSGHGGCHHHGYGSSHHGGHQRAIAVPIIGPWQWQPWCQRGGPCGAMAVAMVVVIVVAMAAAMVVAITVAGWCHGGGRVLPALPSPSPPQSVTGTFCPAQEDVAVVSCGLDRGRFLLSDVAFPGSTPALLKRPSFCPAKLLGEREAAAIPAELRGRGVAAGVAVLLRASTGHILLTRRAPTLSIFPGLWVPPGGHVEPGEELLDVGLRELEEETGLRLEAGTFSWRMLGLWEVTALPGGALSTPGGTPAVPSCTRAPLSPQSIYPPMLSRGLPRRHHIVTYLLLLCQEPHQGLDARMRPSESEVSAYAWLEPPVLEAIAATEDGAETLSNVPSELPATVSITEVSGGSSSTTQLPTATLLNTAPAEGEDVERVSTGTKFALRLCLESLRERGQVQPSGGVTPLP, encoded by the exons ATGGCAGTGGTCATCATGGTGCCAGGGTGGTGGCCCTTGTGGTGCCACGGCAGTGGCCACGGTGGTTGCCATCATCATGGCTACGGCAGCAGCCATCATGGTGGCCATCAAAGGGCCATCGCAGTGCCCATCATAGGGCCATGGCAGTGGCAACCATGGTGCCAGCGTGGTGGCCCTTGTGGTGCCATGGCAGTGGCCATGGTGGTTGTCATCGTGGTGGCTATGGCAGCAGCCATGGTGGTAGCCATCACGGTGGCAGGGTGGTGCCATGGCGGTGGCCGCGTCCTGCCAGCGCTGCCCTCTCCGTCCCCCCCACAGAGCGTCACCGGCACCTTCTGCCCAGCGCAGGAGGACGTGGCCGTGGTGAGCTGCGGGCTGGACCGCGGCCGCTTCCTCCTCTCGGACGTGGCCTTCCCCGGCTCCACCCCCGCCCTCCTCAAG AGACCCTCCTTCTGCCCCGCCAAGCTCCTGGGGGAGCGGGAGGCCGCGGCCATCCCGGCCgagctgcggggccggggggtggcagcgggggtgGCCGTGCTGCTGCGGGCCAGCACCGGCCACATCCTGCTCACCCGCCGCGCCCCCACCCTCAGCATCTTCCCCGGCCTCTGGGTGCCGCCCG GTGGGCACGTGGAGCCGGGTGAAGAG CTGCTggacgtggggctgcgggagctggaggaggagacgGGGCTGCGCCTGGAAGCGGGGACCTTCTCCTGGAGGATGCTCGGCCTCTGGGAGGTAACGGCCCTCCCCGGGGGGGCGCTCAGCACCCCTGGGGGTACCCCTGCGGTCCCCTCCTGTACGCGAGCCCCCCTGTCCCCGCAGTCCATCTACCCGCCCATGCTGAGCCGGGGGCTGCCGCGCCGCCACCACATCGTCACctacctgctgctgctctgccaggagCCACACCAGGGGCTGGAC GCCAGGATGCGTCCCAGCGAGAGCGAGGTGAGCGCCTACGCCTGGCTGGAGCCCCCCGTCCTGGAGGCCATCGCAGCCACGGAGGACGGAGCCGAGACTTTGAGCAATGTCCCCAGCGAGCTGCCGGCCACCGTCAG CATCACGGAGGTGAGCGGTGGCTCCTCCAGCACCACCCAGCTCCCCACCGCCACCCTCCTGAACACAGCGCCGGCCGAAGGGGAGGACGTGGAGCGGGTCAGCACCGGCACCAAGTTCGCCCTTCGGCTCTGCCTGGAGTCCCTCCGGGAGCGGGGACAGGTCCAGCCCTCGGGTGGCGTCACCCCGCTCCCGTGA
- the NUDT17 gene encoding nucleoside diphosphate-linked moiety X motif 17 isoform X8 produces MAVVIMVPGWWPLWCHGSGHGGCHHHGYGSSHHGGHQRAIAVPIIGPWQWQPWCQRGGPCGAMAVAMVVVIVVAMAAAMVVAITVAGWCHGGGRVLPALPSPSPPQSVTGTFCPAQEDVAVVSCGLDRGRFLLSDVAFPGSTPALLKLLDVGLRELEEETGLRLEAGTFSWRMLGLWEVTALPGGALSTPGGTPAVPSCTRAPLSPQSIYPPMLSRGLPRRHHIVTYLLLLCQEPHQGLDARMRPSESEVSAYAWLEPPVLEAIAATEDGAETLSNVPSELPATVSITEVSGGSSSTTQLPTATLLNTAPAEGEDVERVSTGTKFALRLCLESLRERGQVQPSGGVTPLP; encoded by the exons ATGGCAGTGGTCATCATGGTGCCAGGGTGGTGGCCCTTGTGGTGCCACGGCAGTGGCCACGGTGGTTGCCATCATCATGGCTACGGCAGCAGCCATCATGGTGGCCATCAAAGGGCCATCGCAGTGCCCATCATAGGGCCATGGCAGTGGCAACCATGGTGCCAGCGTGGTGGCCCTTGTGGTGCCATGGCAGTGGCCATGGTGGTTGTCATCGTGGTGGCTATGGCAGCAGCCATGGTGGTAGCCATCACGGTGGCAGGGTGGTGCCATGGCGGTGGCCGCGTCCTGCCAGCGCTGCCCTCTCCGTCCCCCCCACAGAGCGTCACCGGCACCTTCTGCCCAGCGCAGGAGGACGTGGCCGTGGTGAGCTGCGGGCTGGACCGCGGCCGCTTCCTCCTCTCGGACGTGGCCTTCCCCGGCTCCACCCCCGCCCTCCTCAAG CTGCTggacgtggggctgcgggagctggaggaggagacgGGGCTGCGCCTGGAAGCGGGGACCTTCTCCTGGAGGATGCTCGGCCTCTGGGAGGTAACGGCCCTCCCCGGGGGGGCGCTCAGCACCCCTGGGGGTACCCCTGCGGTCCCCTCCTGTACGCGAGCCCCCCTGTCCCCGCAGTCCATCTACCCGCCCATGCTGAGCCGGGGGCTGCCGCGCCGCCACCACATCGTCACctacctgctgctgctctgccaggagCCACACCAGGGGCTGGAC GCCAGGATGCGTCCCAGCGAGAGCGAGGTGAGCGCCTACGCCTGGCTGGAGCCCCCCGTCCTGGAGGCCATCGCAGCCACGGAGGACGGAGCCGAGACTTTGAGCAATGTCCCCAGCGAGCTGCCGGCCACCGTCAG CATCACGGAGGTGAGCGGTGGCTCCTCCAGCACCACCCAGCTCCCCACCGCCACCCTCCTGAACACAGCGCCGGCCGAAGGGGAGGACGTGGAGCGGGTCAGCACCGGCACCAAGTTCGCCCTTCGGCTCTGCCTGGAGTCCCTCCGGGAGCGGGGACAGGTCCAGCCCTCGGGTGGCGTCACCCCGCTCCCGTGA
- the NUDT17 gene encoding nucleoside diphosphate-linked moiety X motif 17 isoform X9 — translation MAGTARVLVHVRRGGAGAPARFGQSVTGTFCPAQEDVAVVSCGLDRGRFLLSDVAFPGSTPALLKRPSFCPAKLLGEREAAAIPAELRGRGVAAGVAVLLRASTGHILLTRRAPTLSIFPGLWVPPGGHVEPGEEVRGQRGDKLLDVGLRELEEETGLRLEAGTFSWRMLGLWEVTALPGGALSTPGGTPAVPSCTRAPLSPQSIYPPMLSRGLPRRHHIVTYLLLLCQEPHQGLDARMRPSESEVSAYAWLEPPVLEAIAATEDGAETLSNVPSELPATVSITEVSGGSSSTTQLPTATLLNTAPAEGEDVERVSTGTKFALRLCLESLRERGQVQPSGGVTPLP, via the exons ATGGCGGGGACGGCGCGCGTGCTGGTGCAcgtgaggcggggcggggcgggggcgcccGCGCGCTTCGGGCAG AGCGTCACCGGCACCTTCTGCCCAGCGCAGGAGGACGTGGCCGTGGTGAGCTGCGGGCTGGACCGCGGCCGCTTCCTCCTCTCGGACGTGGCCTTCCCCGGCTCCACCCCCGCCCTCCTCAAG AGACCCTCCTTCTGCCCCGCCAAGCTCCTGGGGGAGCGGGAGGCCGCGGCCATCCCGGCCgagctgcggggccggggggtggcagcgggggtgGCCGTGCTGCTGCGGGCCAGCACCGGCCACATCCTGCTCACCCGCCGCGCCCCCACCCTCAGCATCTTCCCCGGCCTCTGGGTGCCGCCCG GTGGGCACGTGGAGCCGGGTGAAGAGGTGAGGGGACAACGTGGGGACAAG CTGCTggacgtggggctgcgggagctggaggaggagacgGGGCTGCGCCTGGAAGCGGGGACCTTCTCCTGGAGGATGCTCGGCCTCTGGGAGGTAACGGCCCTCCCCGGGGGGGCGCTCAGCACCCCTGGGGGTACCCCTGCGGTCCCCTCCTGTACGCGAGCCCCCCTGTCCCCGCAGTCCATCTACCCGCCCATGCTGAGCCGGGGGCTGCCGCGCCGCCACCACATCGTCACctacctgctgctgctctgccaggagCCACACCAGGGGCTGGAC GCCAGGATGCGTCCCAGCGAGAGCGAGGTGAGCGCCTACGCCTGGCTGGAGCCCCCCGTCCTGGAGGCCATCGCAGCCACGGAGGACGGAGCCGAGACTTTGAGCAATGTCCCCAGCGAGCTGCCGGCCACCGTCAG CATCACGGAGGTGAGCGGTGGCTCCTCCAGCACCACCCAGCTCCCCACCGCCACCCTCCTGAACACAGCGCCGGCCGAAGGGGAGGACGTGGAGCGGGTCAGCACCGGCACCAAGTTCGCCCTTCGGCTCTGCCTGGAGTCCCTCCGGGAGCGGGGACAGGTCCAGCCCTCGGGTGGCGTCACCCCGCTCCCGTGA
- the NUDT17 gene encoding nucleoside diphosphate-linked moiety X motif 17 isoform X5: protein MVATAVASAVVAITLPWQWPSWCHRRGHHASTVAIVMASTVPWLWPAQRAVQRHGSGHAMAVATMVAWQWSSWCHGGGPCGAMIVAITVPWQWQPWCHGSGHHGARVVALVVPRQWPRWLPSSWLRQQPSWWPSKGHRSAHHRAMAVATMVPAWWPLWCHGSGHGGCHRGGYGSSHGGSHHGGRVVPWRWPRPASAALSVPPTERHRHLLPSAGGRGRGELRAGPRPLPPLGRGLPRLHPRPPQGGHVEPGEELLDVGLRELEEETGLRLEAGTFSWRMLGLWESIYPPMLSRGLPRRHHIVTYLLLLCQEPHQGLDARMRPSESEVSAYAWLEPPVLEAIAATEDGAETLSNVPSELPATVSITEVSGGSSSTTQLPTATLLNTAPAEGEDVERVSTGTKFALRLCLESLRERGQVQPSGGVTPLP, encoded by the exons ATGGTGGCCACGGCAGTAGCCAGCGCGGTGGTGGCCATTACACTGCCATGGCAGTGGCCATCGTGGTGCCATCGCAGAGGTCATCACGCCAGCACGGTGGCCATTGTGATGGCCAGCACGGTGCCATGGTTGTGGCCAGCACAGCGGGCAGTGCAGCGCCATGGTAGTGGCCATGCCATGGCAGTGGCAACCATGGTGGCATGGCAGTGGTCATCATGGTGCCACGGTGGTGGCCCTTGTGGTGCCATGATAGTGGCCATCACAGTGCCATGGCAGTGGCAACCATGGTGCCATGGCAGTGGTCATCATGGTGCCAGGGTGGTGGCCCTTGTGGTGCCACGGCAGTGGCCACGGTGGTTGCCATCATCATGGCTACGGCAGCAGCCATCATGGTGGCCATCAAAGGGCCATCGCAGTGCCCATCATAGGGCCATGGCAGTGGCAACCATGGTGCCAGCGTGGTGGCCCTTGTGGTGCCATGGCAGTGGCCATGGTGGTTGTCATCGTGGTGGCTATGGCAGCAGCCATGGTGGTAGCCATCACGGTGGCAGGGTGGTGCCATGGCGGTGGCCGCGTCCTGCCAGCGCTGCCCTCTCCGTCCCCCCCACAGAGCGTCACCGGCACCTTCTGCCCAGCGCAGGAGGACGTGGCCGTGGTGAGCTGCGGGCTGGACCGCGGCCGCTTCCTCCTCTCGGACGTGGCCTTCCCCGGCTCCACCCCCGCCCTCCTCAAG GTGGGCACGTGGAGCCGGGTGAAGAG CTGCTggacgtggggctgcgggagctggaggaggagacgGGGCTGCGCCTGGAAGCGGGGACCTTCTCCTGGAGGATGCTCGGCCTCTGGGAG TCCATCTACCCGCCCATGCTGAGCCGGGGGCTGCCGCGCCGCCACCACATCGTCACctacctgctgctgctctgccaggagCCACACCAGGGGCTGGAC GCCAGGATGCGTCCCAGCGAGAGCGAGGTGAGCGCCTACGCCTGGCTGGAGCCCCCCGTCCTGGAGGCCATCGCAGCCACGGAGGACGGAGCCGAGACTTTGAGCAATGTCCCCAGCGAGCTGCCGGCCACCGTCAG CATCACGGAGGTGAGCGGTGGCTCCTCCAGCACCACCCAGCTCCCCACCGCCACCCTCCTGAACACAGCGCCGGCCGAAGGGGAGGACGTGGAGCGGGTCAGCACCGGCACCAAGTTCGCCCTTCGGCTCTGCCTGGAGTCCCTCCGGGAGCGGGGACAGGTCCAGCCCTCGGGTGGCGTCACCCCGCTCCCGTGA
- the NUDT17 gene encoding nucleoside diphosphate-linked moiety X motif 17 isoform X3 — protein sequence MVATAVASAVVAITLPWQWPSWCHRRGHHASTVAIVMASTVPWLWPAQRAVQRHGSGHAMAVATMVAWQWSSWCHGGGPCGAMIVAITVPWQWQPWCHGSGHHGARVVALVVPRQWPRWLPSSWLRQQPSWWPSKGHRSAHHRAMAVATMVPAWWPLWCHGSGHGGCHRGGYGSSHGGSHHGGRVVPWRWPRPASAALSVPPTERHRHLLPSAGGRGRGELRAGPRPLPPLGRGLPRLHPRPPQGGHVEPGEEVRGQRGDKLLDVGLRELEEETGLRLEAGTFSWRMLGLWESIYPPMLSRGLPRRHHIVTYLLLLCQEPHQGLDARMRPSESEVSAYAWLEPPVLEAIAATEDGAETLSNVPSELPATVSITEVSGGSSSTTQLPTATLLNTAPAEGEDVERVSTGTKFALRLCLESLRERGQVQPSGGVTPLP from the exons ATGGTGGCCACGGCAGTAGCCAGCGCGGTGGTGGCCATTACACTGCCATGGCAGTGGCCATCGTGGTGCCATCGCAGAGGTCATCACGCCAGCACGGTGGCCATTGTGATGGCCAGCACGGTGCCATGGTTGTGGCCAGCACAGCGGGCAGTGCAGCGCCATGGTAGTGGCCATGCCATGGCAGTGGCAACCATGGTGGCATGGCAGTGGTCATCATGGTGCCACGGTGGTGGCCCTTGTGGTGCCATGATAGTGGCCATCACAGTGCCATGGCAGTGGCAACCATGGTGCCATGGCAGTGGTCATCATGGTGCCAGGGTGGTGGCCCTTGTGGTGCCACGGCAGTGGCCACGGTGGTTGCCATCATCATGGCTACGGCAGCAGCCATCATGGTGGCCATCAAAGGGCCATCGCAGTGCCCATCATAGGGCCATGGCAGTGGCAACCATGGTGCCAGCGTGGTGGCCCTTGTGGTGCCATGGCAGTGGCCATGGTGGTTGTCATCGTGGTGGCTATGGCAGCAGCCATGGTGGTAGCCATCACGGTGGCAGGGTGGTGCCATGGCGGTGGCCGCGTCCTGCCAGCGCTGCCCTCTCCGTCCCCCCCACAGAGCGTCACCGGCACCTTCTGCCCAGCGCAGGAGGACGTGGCCGTGGTGAGCTGCGGGCTGGACCGCGGCCGCTTCCTCCTCTCGGACGTGGCCTTCCCCGGCTCCACCCCCGCCCTCCTCAAG GTGGGCACGTGGAGCCGGGTGAAGAGGTGAGGGGACAACGTGGGGACAAG CTGCTggacgtggggctgcgggagctggaggaggagacgGGGCTGCGCCTGGAAGCGGGGACCTTCTCCTGGAGGATGCTCGGCCTCTGGGAG TCCATCTACCCGCCCATGCTGAGCCGGGGGCTGCCGCGCCGCCACCACATCGTCACctacctgctgctgctctgccaggagCCACACCAGGGGCTGGAC GCCAGGATGCGTCCCAGCGAGAGCGAGGTGAGCGCCTACGCCTGGCTGGAGCCCCCCGTCCTGGAGGCCATCGCAGCCACGGAGGACGGAGCCGAGACTTTGAGCAATGTCCCCAGCGAGCTGCCGGCCACCGTCAG CATCACGGAGGTGAGCGGTGGCTCCTCCAGCACCACCCAGCTCCCCACCGCCACCCTCCTGAACACAGCGCCGGCCGAAGGGGAGGACGTGGAGCGGGTCAGCACCGGCACCAAGTTCGCCCTTCGGCTCTGCCTGGAGTCCCTCCGGGAGCGGGGACAGGTCCAGCCCTCGGGTGGCGTCACCCCGCTCCCGTGA
- the NUDT17 gene encoding nucleoside diphosphate-linked moiety X motif 17 isoform X10 — MAGTARVLVHVRRGGAGAPARFGQSVTGTFCPAQEDVAVVSCGLDRGRFLLSDVAFPGSTPALLKRPSFCPAKLLGEREAAAIPAELRGRGVAAGVAVLLRASTGHILLTRRAPTLSIFPGLWVPPGGHVEPGEELLDVGLRELEEETGLRLEAGTFSWRMLGLWESIYPPMLSRGLPRRHHIVTYLLLLCQEPHQGLDARMRPSESEVSAYAWLEPPVLEAIAATEDGAETLSNVPSELPATVSITEVSGGSSSTTQLPTATLLNTAPAEGEDVERVSTGTKFALRLCLESLRERGQVQPSGGVTPLP; from the exons ATGGCGGGGACGGCGCGCGTGCTGGTGCAcgtgaggcggggcggggcgggggcgcccGCGCGCTTCGGGCAG AGCGTCACCGGCACCTTCTGCCCAGCGCAGGAGGACGTGGCCGTGGTGAGCTGCGGGCTGGACCGCGGCCGCTTCCTCCTCTCGGACGTGGCCTTCCCCGGCTCCACCCCCGCCCTCCTCAAG AGACCCTCCTTCTGCCCCGCCAAGCTCCTGGGGGAGCGGGAGGCCGCGGCCATCCCGGCCgagctgcggggccggggggtggcagcgggggtgGCCGTGCTGCTGCGGGCCAGCACCGGCCACATCCTGCTCACCCGCCGCGCCCCCACCCTCAGCATCTTCCCCGGCCTCTGGGTGCCGCCCG GTGGGCACGTGGAGCCGGGTGAAGAG CTGCTggacgtggggctgcgggagctggaggaggagacgGGGCTGCGCCTGGAAGCGGGGACCTTCTCCTGGAGGATGCTCGGCCTCTGGGAG TCCATCTACCCGCCCATGCTGAGCCGGGGGCTGCCGCGCCGCCACCACATCGTCACctacctgctgctgctctgccaggagCCACACCAGGGGCTGGAC GCCAGGATGCGTCCCAGCGAGAGCGAGGTGAGCGCCTACGCCTGGCTGGAGCCCCCCGTCCTGGAGGCCATCGCAGCCACGGAGGACGGAGCCGAGACTTTGAGCAATGTCCCCAGCGAGCTGCCGGCCACCGTCAG CATCACGGAGGTGAGCGGTGGCTCCTCCAGCACCACCCAGCTCCCCACCGCCACCCTCCTGAACACAGCGCCGGCCGAAGGGGAGGACGTGGAGCGGGTCAGCACCGGCACCAAGTTCGCCCTTCGGCTCTGCCTGGAGTCCCTCCGGGAGCGGGGACAGGTCCAGCCCTCGGGTGGCGTCACCCCGCTCCCGTGA
- the NUDT17 gene encoding nucleoside diphosphate-linked moiety X motif 17 isoform X7 has product MAVVIMVPGWWPLWCHGSGHGGCHHHGYGSSHHGGHQRAIAVPIIGPWQWQPWCQRGGPCGAMAVAMVVVIVVAMAAAMVVAITVAGWCHGGGRVLPALPSPSPPQSVTGTFCPAQEDVAVVSCGLDRGRFLLSDVAFPGSTPALLKRPSFCPAKLLGEREAAAIPAELRGRGVAAGVAVLLRASTGHILLTRRAPTLSIFPGLWVPPGGHVEPGEELLDVGLRELEEETGLRLEAGTFSWRMLGLWESIYPPMLSRGLPRRHHIVTYLLLLCQEPHQGLDARMRPSESEVSAYAWLEPPVLEAIAATEDGAETLSNVPSELPATVSITEVSGGSSSTTQLPTATLLNTAPAEGEDVERVSTGTKFALRLCLESLRERGQVQPSGGVTPLP; this is encoded by the exons ATGGCAGTGGTCATCATGGTGCCAGGGTGGTGGCCCTTGTGGTGCCACGGCAGTGGCCACGGTGGTTGCCATCATCATGGCTACGGCAGCAGCCATCATGGTGGCCATCAAAGGGCCATCGCAGTGCCCATCATAGGGCCATGGCAGTGGCAACCATGGTGCCAGCGTGGTGGCCCTTGTGGTGCCATGGCAGTGGCCATGGTGGTTGTCATCGTGGTGGCTATGGCAGCAGCCATGGTGGTAGCCATCACGGTGGCAGGGTGGTGCCATGGCGGTGGCCGCGTCCTGCCAGCGCTGCCCTCTCCGTCCCCCCCACAGAGCGTCACCGGCACCTTCTGCCCAGCGCAGGAGGACGTGGCCGTGGTGAGCTGCGGGCTGGACCGCGGCCGCTTCCTCCTCTCGGACGTGGCCTTCCCCGGCTCCACCCCCGCCCTCCTCAAG AGACCCTCCTTCTGCCCCGCCAAGCTCCTGGGGGAGCGGGAGGCCGCGGCCATCCCGGCCgagctgcggggccggggggtggcagcgggggtgGCCGTGCTGCTGCGGGCCAGCACCGGCCACATCCTGCTCACCCGCCGCGCCCCCACCCTCAGCATCTTCCCCGGCCTCTGGGTGCCGCCCG GTGGGCACGTGGAGCCGGGTGAAGAG CTGCTggacgtggggctgcgggagctggaggaggagacgGGGCTGCGCCTGGAAGCGGGGACCTTCTCCTGGAGGATGCTCGGCCTCTGGGAG TCCATCTACCCGCCCATGCTGAGCCGGGGGCTGCCGCGCCGCCACCACATCGTCACctacctgctgctgctctgccaggagCCACACCAGGGGCTGGAC GCCAGGATGCGTCCCAGCGAGAGCGAGGTGAGCGCCTACGCCTGGCTGGAGCCCCCCGTCCTGGAGGCCATCGCAGCCACGGAGGACGGAGCCGAGACTTTGAGCAATGTCCCCAGCGAGCTGCCGGCCACCGTCAG CATCACGGAGGTGAGCGGTGGCTCCTCCAGCACCACCCAGCTCCCCACCGCCACCCTCCTGAACACAGCGCCGGCCGAAGGGGAGGACGTGGAGCGGGTCAGCACCGGCACCAAGTTCGCCCTTCGGCTCTGCCTGGAGTCCCTCCGGGAGCGGGGACAGGTCCAGCCCTCGGGTGGCGTCACCCCGCTCCCGTGA
- the NUDT17 gene encoding nucleoside diphosphate-linked moiety X motif 17 isoform X4 — MAVVIMVPGWWPLWCHGSGHGGCHHHGYGSSHHGGHQRAIAVPIIGPWQWQPWCQRGGPCGAMAVAMVVVIVVAMAAAMVVAITVAGWCHGGGRVLPALPSPSPPQSVTGTFCPAQEDVAVVSCGLDRGRFLLSDVAFPGSTPALLKRPSFCPAKLLGEREAAAIPAELRGRGVAAGVAVLLRASTGHILLTRRAPTLSIFPGLWVPPGGHVEPGEEVRGQRGDKLLDVGLRELEEETGLRLEAGTFSWRMLGLWEVTALPGGALSTPGGTPAVPSCTRAPLSPQSIYPPMLSRGLPRRHHIVTYLLLLCQEPHQGLDARMRPSESEVSAYAWLEPPVLEAIAATEDGAETLSNVPSELPATVSITEVSGGSSSTTQLPTATLLNTAPAEGEDVERVSTGTKFALRLCLESLRERGQVQPSGGVTPLP; from the exons ATGGCAGTGGTCATCATGGTGCCAGGGTGGTGGCCCTTGTGGTGCCACGGCAGTGGCCACGGTGGTTGCCATCATCATGGCTACGGCAGCAGCCATCATGGTGGCCATCAAAGGGCCATCGCAGTGCCCATCATAGGGCCATGGCAGTGGCAACCATGGTGCCAGCGTGGTGGCCCTTGTGGTGCCATGGCAGTGGCCATGGTGGTTGTCATCGTGGTGGCTATGGCAGCAGCCATGGTGGTAGCCATCACGGTGGCAGGGTGGTGCCATGGCGGTGGCCGCGTCCTGCCAGCGCTGCCCTCTCCGTCCCCCCCACAGAGCGTCACCGGCACCTTCTGCCCAGCGCAGGAGGACGTGGCCGTGGTGAGCTGCGGGCTGGACCGCGGCCGCTTCCTCCTCTCGGACGTGGCCTTCCCCGGCTCCACCCCCGCCCTCCTCAAG AGACCCTCCTTCTGCCCCGCCAAGCTCCTGGGGGAGCGGGAGGCCGCGGCCATCCCGGCCgagctgcggggccggggggtggcagcgggggtgGCCGTGCTGCTGCGGGCCAGCACCGGCCACATCCTGCTCACCCGCCGCGCCCCCACCCTCAGCATCTTCCCCGGCCTCTGGGTGCCGCCCG GTGGGCACGTGGAGCCGGGTGAAGAGGTGAGGGGACAACGTGGGGACAAG CTGCTggacgtggggctgcgggagctggaggaggagacgGGGCTGCGCCTGGAAGCGGGGACCTTCTCCTGGAGGATGCTCGGCCTCTGGGAGGTAACGGCCCTCCCCGGGGGGGCGCTCAGCACCCCTGGGGGTACCCCTGCGGTCCCCTCCTGTACGCGAGCCCCCCTGTCCCCGCAGTCCATCTACCCGCCCATGCTGAGCCGGGGGCTGCCGCGCCGCCACCACATCGTCACctacctgctgctgctctgccaggagCCACACCAGGGGCTGGAC GCCAGGATGCGTCCCAGCGAGAGCGAGGTGAGCGCCTACGCCTGGCTGGAGCCCCCCGTCCTGGAGGCCATCGCAGCCACGGAGGACGGAGCCGAGACTTTGAGCAATGTCCCCAGCGAGCTGCCGGCCACCGTCAG CATCACGGAGGTGAGCGGTGGCTCCTCCAGCACCACCCAGCTCCCCACCGCCACCCTCCTGAACACAGCGCCGGCCGAAGGGGAGGACGTGGAGCGGGTCAGCACCGGCACCAAGTTCGCCCTTCGGCTCTGCCTGGAGTCCCTCCGGGAGCGGGGACAGGTCCAGCCCTCGGGTGGCGTCACCCCGCTCCCGTGA